The Juglans regia cultivar Chandler chromosome 2, Walnut 2.0, whole genome shotgun sequence genome includes a window with the following:
- the LOC108983872 gene encoding probable WRKY transcription factor 29 isoform X2 → MSDFGRMEDWDLQAVVRGCINEARPTIFGNPKSCFAPLSAVEDDLLSFPEISETATVLDELDKLYKPLIYPVLQPVPSQTILASSVSVPKEIKQPEQKPSIKEPRRRKNQHKRVVQHVTAAEGLCSDMWAWRKYGQKPIKGSPYPRSYYRCSSSKGCSARKQVERSPLEPGVFIVTYSSEHNHTRPTRRNSLAGSTRSKFPTPKRKNNSPSSSKVLSPTTPLMASIEDEFVQSASLKKEEEQMVQENENNGTFNMPDMILDSDIDLFPSLEDFDELTAEPAMDGCFLDQLLDNFPVPWFVERSTAVSDGH, encoded by the exons ATGAGTGATTTTGGGCGCATGGAGGACTGGGATTTGCAAGCTGTAGTAAGAGGGTGCATAAATGAAGCCCGGCCTACAATCTTTGGGAACCCAAAATCTTGTTTTGCTCCTTTGAGTGCTGTAGAAGATGACCTTTTAAGTTTTCCTGAAATCAGTGAAACCGCAACGGTTCTAGACGAACTGGATAAGCTTTACAAGCCTTTGATCTACCCTGTCTTGCAACCCGTTCCCTCACAAACCATCCTTGCCAGCTCCGTATCTGTTCCAAAAGAAATCAAACAACCAGAACAGAAGCCCAGTATAAAAGAACCAAGAAGAAG GAAGAATCAGCACAAAAGGGTGGTCCAACATGTGACAGCAGCCGAGGGACTTTGCTCAGATATGTGGGCATGGAGGAAATACGGTCAGAAACCCATCAAGGGATCCCCATATCCGAGGAGCTATTACAGGTGCAGCAGTTCAAAAGGGTGTTCAGCAAGAAAACAGGTGGAACGGAGCCCTTTGGAGCCGGGAGTCTTCATTGTAACCTATAGTTCAGAACACAACCACACCCGTCCAACTCGCCGAAACTCCCTTGCTGGCAGCACTCGGAGCAAATTCCCAACacctaaaagaaaaaacaattctCCAAGTTCTTCCAAAGTCCTTTCTCCAACAACCCCTTTGATGGCATCCATCGAGGATGAGTTTGTGCAAAGTGCGAGCTTGAAGAAAGAGGAAGAGCAAATGgtgcaagaaaatgaaaataatggcACTTTCAATATGCCTGATATGATATTGGATAGCGATATCGATCTATTTCCAAGCCTTGAGGATTTTGACGAATTGACCGCGGAACCGGCCATGGATGGTTGCTTTCTGGATCAATTATTAGATAACTTTCCTGTACCTTGGTTCGTCGAAAGATCCACAGCCGTAAGTGATGGTCACTGA
- the LOC108983872 gene encoding probable WRKY transcription factor 29 isoform X1 translates to MSDFGRMEDWDLQAVVRGCINEARPTIFGNPKSCFAPLSAVEDDLLSFPEISETATVLDELDKLYKPLIYPVLQPVPSQTILASSVSVPKEIKQPEQKPSIKEPRRSRKNQHKRVVQHVTAAEGLCSDMWAWRKYGQKPIKGSPYPRSYYRCSSSKGCSARKQVERSPLEPGVFIVTYSSEHNHTRPTRRNSLAGSTRSKFPTPKRKNNSPSSSKVLSPTTPLMASIEDEFVQSASLKKEEEQMVQENENNGTFNMPDMILDSDIDLFPSLEDFDELTAEPAMDGCFLDQLLDNFPVPWFVERSTAVSDGH, encoded by the exons ATGAGTGATTTTGGGCGCATGGAGGACTGGGATTTGCAAGCTGTAGTAAGAGGGTGCATAAATGAAGCCCGGCCTACAATCTTTGGGAACCCAAAATCTTGTTTTGCTCCTTTGAGTGCTGTAGAAGATGACCTTTTAAGTTTTCCTGAAATCAGTGAAACCGCAACGGTTCTAGACGAACTGGATAAGCTTTACAAGCCTTTGATCTACCCTGTCTTGCAACCCGTTCCCTCACAAACCATCCTTGCCAGCTCCGTATCTGTTCCAAAAGAAATCAAACAACCAGAACAGAAGCCCAGTATAAAAGAACCAAGAAGAAG CAGGAAGAATCAGCACAAAAGGGTGGTCCAACATGTGACAGCAGCCGAGGGACTTTGCTCAGATATGTGGGCATGGAGGAAATACGGTCAGAAACCCATCAAGGGATCCCCATATCCGAGGAGCTATTACAGGTGCAGCAGTTCAAAAGGGTGTTCAGCAAGAAAACAGGTGGAACGGAGCCCTTTGGAGCCGGGAGTCTTCATTGTAACCTATAGTTCAGAACACAACCACACCCGTCCAACTCGCCGAAACTCCCTTGCTGGCAGCACTCGGAGCAAATTCCCAACacctaaaagaaaaaacaattctCCAAGTTCTTCCAAAGTCCTTTCTCCAACAACCCCTTTGATGGCATCCATCGAGGATGAGTTTGTGCAAAGTGCGAGCTTGAAGAAAGAGGAAGAGCAAATGgtgcaagaaaatgaaaataatggcACTTTCAATATGCCTGATATGATATTGGATAGCGATATCGATCTATTTCCAAGCCTTGAGGATTTTGACGAATTGACCGCGGAACCGGCCATGGATGGTTGCTTTCTGGATCAATTATTAGATAACTTTCCTGTACCTTGGTTCGTCGAAAGATCCACAGCCGTAAGTGATGGTCACTGA